acccatctaatgtaccacggaatacatttcgtgaaagtacatcacgggacaaaatcatattccTATAAATGTtacatagtgtatatatatattgtttatgtGTATTCTCTTTCTCCAATCTCtatagtatatacatatatatatatttcaaattggagCTTTCACTTAGTGGttggtttgttatttttttttacttggtGATTGTTGTATTGGGCAATTGGCGACATTGAATTTGTGATAGCAACAAATACCAGATTCTTTTGTTCCtttattcacttttaatttaattattactcTCTTAattgttctttgaaatattatattagttcTTTTTTTTACTATGCCTCCCAATAATAGAAAATACGAGTCTAGGTATGAAAAacgtaagaaaaaaaaaattgagaagtTAACTCAATCTCAAAAAAGAGCTCttgataaatttattataaaagaaCCATTAGTTTCTTTAGAAAATCATAATTATGACATTGTTGATGTTGAAATTCCTGAAAATATGGTTCCTAATGAAAATGTTAGTATTGAGAATCATAATGAAAGTATTGATGTAGAAAATAGAGATGATGTGCCTATTGAAAATGTTAATGTGGAAAATAATAGTGATGTGTcatttaaaaatgataatatgaaaaattaaaatcataATACTACAAATAGTAATGATGACCATTTGAATAATTCACTTAAAAACGAAGATGTTTTAGAGGATAATGATGATAACAATGCAGAGCAATCAAACCCATTTGTTGATATATTTGATCCAAGAAATTGGGATGCtcttgattaaaaaataattgatttactAGTGATGAAGGGTCCAAAAAGAGATTATTTTATTATGAGTGgttctaaaactaatttttttaaacgaTTCACTACTAATTTGTATGCTAGAGTTTTATCAAATGGAGAAAAGTGTGATAGAGATTGGCTTGTTTATTCAAAAGAGCTAGATAgagtattttgtttttgttgcaaAGTTTTTAAAAGTGGGATTGGTAGAGGCATGTTAACAAATGAAGGCTTTGATGATTGGGCTCATATTGGTGAAAGACTTAATTTGCATGAGATTAGCATGGAACATGTTAAATATACGACCACTTGGTATGAATTGCGTCTAAGGCTTAAAAAGAATCAAACAATTGATAAAACTACTCAAAGgctaattgaaaaagaaaaagatcatTGGAAAAAAGTTTTActaagaattattttaatagtaaAATTTCTTGCTAAATATAACTTGGCCTTTCGTGGTTCTAATGAGAAATTGTATCAAAATAGtaatgaaatttttttgggCTTAATTAAAAGGTTGGCAGAGTTTGACCCTGTTGTCCAAGAACATGTTAAACGCATTACAAATGATGATATTCACAATCATTATCTTGGACATAACATCCAAAATGAGTTAATACTTTTGCTTGCTTCTGCAATCAAAACTGAAATCATTAAAAAAGTTAAACAAGCAAAGTATTTTTCTGTGATACTTGATTATACTCCTGATGTTAGTCATCAAGAGCAAATGTCCTTAAGATTCAGATATGTGGATGTTTATTCACATTCGGTTAACATTGAAGAatcttttttagtatttttaaatGTGAATGATACAACTGGTCAAGGACTTTTTGATGTTTTACAAAATGAGTTGAAAAAACTTAATCTTGACATATTTGATGTGCGATGACAAGGTTATGATAATGAGTCAAATATGAAAGGAAAACATCAAGGTGTACAAAAAAATTTTTTAGACATAAATCCAAGAGCCTTTTATACTCCTTGTGGATGTCATAGTCTTAATTTGATATTATGTGACATGGTTGAATCATGTAGTAAAGCTAGAGATTTTTTTGGAGTTATCCAGcacatatatacaatttttgtcAATTCTACTAAGAGATGGCAAATTTCGAAAGATAATTTAAAAGGATTGACTCCAAAATCATTGTCATCCACTCGTTGGGAAAGTCGTGTAGATAGTGTTAAACTATAAGATTTCAAATATCAGAATTTAAAGAAGCTTTACTTGAAGTGTCAGAAAAAGATGAACTTAATTCTAAAATAAGAAGTGAAGCAAAATCCTTGGCCACAATGAGCTTGGAGATTTTGCGTTTTTAATAGCAATTATTATTTGGTTTGAAATATTATCTGCTATTTATTTAGTTAGCAAGTTTTTACAATCAAAAGATATGCTTATTGATGTtgttatgaaaaaataaaagggttaatttctttctttctttttttttttttttgaaaaatgtcgAGAAACAGGTTTTTATGATGCCTTGAATAATGCTAAAGAAATTGCTATTGAAATGAATATTGATCTAATTTTTCCTCAAAGACGCACAATTCAAAGAAAAAGACAATTTGATGAGAATTTGAGTACCCCATCGATTGAGTTATTTGGAGAAGAatcttttagaattaattaattttttttttaccttgtTGATCAAGCCATTGTTTCTCTTACTAAGCGATTTGAACAATAggaagaatatgaaaatatttttggttTCTTATTTACTTCTGATAAGCTCCAATCATTAGACAATACATATTTGAAGTCTTGTTGTAGTCATTTTGGAAAGACATTGAAACATAATGAACAATATGATATTGATGGAAATGAATTATATGTGGAGTTAAAGTTATTAAGAGAAATCTTGCCTAGGGAAAAAATGAGAGCTATtgatatattgaaatttttgaaaggcGTAGATTGTtttcctaatacaattattgcgTACAGAATTTTGTTGACTATTCTTGTAACAGTTGCTTTTACAGAAATAagtttttcaaaattgaagTTGTTGAAGTCCTACCTGCGGTCTACCATGTTACAAGAAAGACTCAATGGATTAGCCTTGATCGCGATTGAAAATGATGTTTTAGAGACTGTAAAATATGAAGAGATGGTTGATGAATTCGCTTTAAAAAGTGTGCGAAGAATGACCTTTTTTAAATAcaatgttgatacttacttaAAGTTGTAGTGaaataaataacaattattataataaaatagtttattttattagggGCCTAAAATTTAAGATTGGAACAGGACCTCTAAAATGTTTAAGACGTCCCTGATGGTGGGTACTTATCACATGGAGGGAGTGTTAGCCTCTTGAGCCTTCTCAACCTCTTGTATGAACTATCATTTTGTTTGAGGGAGCTTTTTGCCACTTAGGCTTTCTCAACCTTTTTCGGGCGTAACCTGATTATGAAAGGGGTATAAACTCTTTGAGTAGTCGACCCTTTATCGGTTAGTTATTGGATGTTAAGGGAATTGTTTAGCCTCTTGGGTCATGCTCAGCCTTTCTACAAGTTATTGGAAATTAAGGGAGCCATTTAGCCTCTTGGGCCTCACTCAACCTTTTTCAAGTTTTGTGATTCTATTGAGGGAGCTTGTAACCCTTGGGTGGCGCTCGACCTCTTATATTGCATTCGTGGTACTTAAAGTACGTTTCGAATGCGagaaaatatgtaacccttttAAAGAGGTGTCCCTCTCATAGTCATAccattttctctttcttttcctttttttttttttttggtgaggCTGTGAGTATCTTTCAAGGCTCTCTTCTTGACCTACCAAAGATGTAGCATTTGTCACGACACTGAACACTTAAGTTTCAGTCTCAATACTTTTCTTCCTCTTAGAAAAGGGAGAGACTGAACATCCACCTTAAAGCATTCATTTGAATGTTTAATCCCGCTTTTACAAGAAAAAGGGGTCCAAATGTCTTCGTGGGGACCTTTTACTTGTTTACAATAAACTGAAAGATAAATATGACTATTAAGGTCACCCAATGGGTTTCCACCTTGATTCACAACAAACTAAAATGTGAGACCTAAAGTATATCTTATTCTTCTTCGCGACAATACCTCATTCCTTCTGGTTTTGCTTTAGTTTTCTTCCTATTGCTCGTCCTCAGACTTTTGGTTTTCTTTGCGCTACGCGCCCAAGTACCCTTGTTATATTAACTCCTCAAAACCGCTATGAAcacttttcatttattttgatgagTAAAATTAAGAGAATACATAGAAAGAgataggggtgttcgcggtgcgggtggtgcggtttttgactatttttttcaaaccaacccgcacatgcggtttttcaaatttcccaaaccgcacccgcaccgcgaaattAAAAACCCGCAAAAACCGCACTGCAAAAAatagtgcggtgcggtgcggttattgtggtttatgcggtttggactatcactaaataatttaattttcacaaatacaacaaactttgagcaaaacttgtcaaaatacCTTAAGgcttgaaaaaaatattaaaaaaaaaattaagtgtccACAAGACAATAATTAGTagactttaagttttttttttgaaaaaatagtagACTTTAAGTTGAatattcacatattggacctaaataaatatataaattggtatttttataatatgcggtgcggtgcggtttgaaccgcatattaacaattcaaaaccgcaaaccgcaccgcaccgcgcggtttaagaaaaattcaaactgcgaccgcaccgcaaagaatttcaaaccgcattttttttgcagtgtggtgcggtgcgggcggtttgagcggtttgatgaacacccctaaaaaGAGAATGATATTTCCGTAGAATGATAGAAGCAATTGGTTACTTCTTCGAAACCATTATTAATATGCTTTCAAAGTCAATGACTTATTGTCCACTTAGCTTGTAAGTTTTGAAAAACTATTACTAATTTTGTTATAAGAGGGATGCTACAATTAATAATCATGGTTGTCAAACTAAGGCCATGCATGGTCGAACAACCATGAGAGCTCCATTGTAGGCACCATAGACTCGTTTATGTGCTCTTGTGATTCAAGTATTCTTGATAATGGAAGAGATCCAGCATAAAACAAGAGTTTCTTAATTGCTCAAAACAATATTTGCTAAATATAATTTGATTACGTTGCAAGACAGTGGAGTGatacaaattaataaaaaaaaaaaccatctcCAACGCATGCTAAAGATATAACCAATATACACTATGTAGTCTTATCTTTAACCACCCATATAAATAATGCAAtctcatttaataaaaaaaaggaaaaaatgagTGATTTAAAATATACCACATCACTGTGTACCGTAATGCTGGACTTGACAAAACTCATGTGTATCTCTTCAATTCTCCATATACGcctgtaaaagaaaaaaaaatcaagtaaaGATGGTTCCTCACCAATTTGATCAATTGTTATTGGCAATAGCTTATTGCCTAGAAGCTAAcatcattaaatattaaactttcaGCAACACTGAGACATACATTTGCCACTGCACCCGTTGTATTCTTTGATACATGGCCCACATCTTGTGTGCCTTTAGTTTTAGGAGGCTGCAACTTAGATTGCACCCAAATTGGCGAAGAGCTGAGCCACAGGCCTTCACCAGTTTCTTTGTGCTTGAAGTCAGGAGCTCTCtcatttttctgcaaatacAAACAGCATCACCTTCTTTTTAAGCAAACAATGATATGAACAGATGAGGAATTTTAAACATGTATGCATGTCAATATGTCTATATAGAATGAGGTACCTTGTCTATTCTATTATCCCACCACTTATTGGGGTTTTCCAACAACTCCTTCCACATATCATCACCTAAATAATAAGAGTACATTTGGCATGAACAAAAGACCACATCAATAAGACTTAACCATCCATGGGCAAGAAAACATAAGACAATGGAAGAGAAGTTCTAACAAACAGGATTAATTAAGAACTAAACCTACAAAATAAGGTCCTTGCAAaaggtaaaaaaataaaaaacctacAAAATAAGGAAGcacaaaaaatagaaaactaaaAGAATTCTAATTTAGACAACTGATAGATATAGCTGTCTCAAGTTAATACCTTATTGCAAATAAAACTTTCTGGcaaataaaacttttattttagaCAATCTTCTGATTGTGAATTCAGTTTGGTCTTGAATACCACCCGTGTTTGTTTccctatttatttttgaaagggAATCAACTACTCTATTTCCTAATGTTCTATTAAGTTGTGTTCTATCTTCTTGCTGCTGCTGTGACTGAAAGTGTAGGTTCCTATCAAGTCCATAAATTAGAAAGCTATGGAAGAATTTAAGCTATCTTGTTATTAGTAATTACTTGAATCATTACGCAGGAAGCCATTGACACGCATAATTGAAGCTGTGAATAGCATATGCAAAAATGAAACACAGCCTAAAAAACCTAGGCCAAACTATTATTCTAGATTACGTTCCATTATTCCAGTTGCCATGTTTATCCTTGATCAGGTTTCTGATTTCCTAGTTGTTTAGCAGTGTCCGTCAATATATAGGGTTTGTTCAGTGTTAATGATTTTTTAGATAAATGAAGTCCAAAATTATTTCCTACCTCTAtttctcttgtttttctcttcTCCTTCTCCTAGTCCTTCCTCACAAATACTATCAGAAAAGTGCACAATCTCACCTTTATTCCCATTTACTTCTTTTGATTTTGGAGTTGGAACATCAAACTCTAGACCTTTAATCTTTGATGAAAGCCATAGAGGAGCACTACTAAGCCAAAGTGATTGGCTACCATCCTTATGCTTGAAATCAGGGTATTTTGGATTCACCTAGATAAAATTTTGAGATAAATAATAAGTTAACAATTATAAGTTAaggtaaagaaaaaataaatcggATGCAAGCAAGCCCTCACCAGTCCATTGTGCTTGCAGTTACGGTAATCCCACCATTGTTTTGGATTATCAATAAGGTTATTCCATGAATTTATTGCAGAATCCCCATCTTTCTTCACACCATCTAAACAAAAAGTTAGTACCCATTTTGTGGTAGAGCACACCAAAAATTACTTACAAACcctttaaaatagtatttagtcCAATACCATTAATAGTTCCCCATGCATATAGTTCTCAAAATTCTGATATAGATCAGGACTCAGTTTGGTTAAGCTCTCTAGGATTCAAAACATCAACACAAGGAAATTTTGCAGATATCTCAAGAGTAACTTAAAAAGTATGTAACAAAAGTGCCACAAAAAAATGTAACTAGAGTATGCCAAGTACTCGGCGAAAATCCAAGAAAACTAAAGAA
This Cannabis sativa cultivar Pink pepper isolate KNU-18-1 chromosome 6, ASM2916894v1, whole genome shotgun sequence DNA region includes the following protein-coding sequences:
- the LOC115694860 gene encoding protein OSB3, chloroplastic/mitochondrial isoform X3, whose amino-acid sequence is MNHLMIFLYVFEGDLAHIAASHLKVNDRVYIAGKLSASLPHLSYNQFQASVQVMVHALNFVEETVQMKKSSTLCVPEQGTSFIKEIEKGTLNNSDPVKTNMDSLFGPWSDLIDNPKEWLDCRDKKVNGLVSRKYPDFKRKDDKKALWLDSAPKQVLKKISALEFDISSQNSNEVKQFKDGVKKDGDSAINSWNNLIDNPKQWWDYRNCKHNGLVNPKYPDFKHKDGSQSLWLSSAPLWLSSKIKGLEFDVPTPKSKEVNGNKGEIVHFSDSICEEGLGEGEEKNKRNRGDDMWKELLENPNKWWDNRIDKKNERAPDFKHKETGEGLWLSSSPIWVQSKLQPPKTKGTQDVGHVSKNTTGAVANAYMEN